Proteins encoded by one window of Lactobacillus sp. ESL0684:
- a CDS encoding type II toxin-antitoxin system HicB family antitoxin, with amino-acid sequence MSKTSDLFLVYPAVFTPEAKGGYLIEFPDIQGAFTGINTDDISYGIAMAEEALGLTLADYIENADSVNPPSNINEVKVPENAFVTLIKTNVSKYLNNDKLVKKTLTIPQWADRKAKKQKLNFSALLTNAILQQK; translated from the coding sequence ATGAGTAAAACTAGTGATCTATTTTTGGTCTATCCTGCTGTCTTTACTCCAGAAGCTAAGGGCGGATATTTGATAGAATTTCCGGATATTCAAGGAGCATTTACAGGAATTAACACCGACGATATTTCATATGGTATTGCTATGGCTGAAGAAGCGCTAGGACTGACTTTGGCAGATTATATTGAAAATGCCGATTCGGTGAACCCACCCTCCAACATTAATGAAGTAAAGGTACCAGAAAATGCCTTTGTAACTTTGATTAAAACCAATGTTTCTAAATATTTGAATAATGATAAACTAGTCAAGAAAACTTTGACTATTCCGCAATGGGCTGACCGCAAGGCTAAAAAGCAAAAGCTAAATTTCTCAGCTTTATTGACTAATGCCATTTTGCAACAGAAGTAA
- a CDS encoding type II toxin-antitoxin system HicA family toxin, translated as MPLTGKDMLKLLLDNGWIERRVAGSHHHLYKNGVRITIPVHGNQDLGNGLERKILKEAGLTRH; from the coding sequence ATGCCACTTACAGGAAAGGATATGTTAAAGTTGTTGCTAGATAATGGTTGGATTGAACGCAGAGTTGCTGGCTCACATCATCATTTATATAAAAATGGTGTAAGAATCACAATTCCTGTTCATGGAAATCAAGATTTAGGTAATGGACTTGAACGTAAAATCCTTAAAGAGGCTGGGCTAACCAGACATTAA
- the tpiA gene encoding triose-phosphate isomerase, whose product MRTPIIAGNWKLHMNPAQTTEFVAGVKDQLPDSNKVEALICAPAVDLDALASAAKGSNLKVGAENAYFEDEGAFTGETSPKVLAEMGMDYCVIGHSERREYFHETDADINKKAKALFANHITPILCCGESLKKREANQQAEWVVGQIKAALKDLSAEQVSQLVIAYEPIWAIGTGKTASSDQAEEMCKTIRETVKDLYNEETAENVRIQYGGSVNPSNVKELMAKPNIDGGLVGGASLKPDSFLALVNYQD is encoded by the coding sequence ATGCGTACACCAATTATTGCTGGTAACTGGAAATTGCACATGAATCCAGCCCAAACAACTGAATTTGTAGCAGGAGTTAAAGATCAATTACCAGATTCAAACAAAGTTGAAGCATTGATCTGTGCTCCAGCTGTTGACCTTGACGCTTTGGCAAGTGCTGCTAAAGGCTCAAACTTGAAAGTCGGTGCTGAAAATGCCTACTTTGAAGATGAAGGTGCTTTTACTGGTGAAACTTCACCAAAAGTTTTAGCTGAAATGGGCATGGATTACTGTGTGATCGGTCACTCAGAACGTCGTGAATACTTCCATGAAACTGATGCAGATATTAACAAAAAAGCTAAAGCGTTATTTGCTAACCACATTACGCCAATTCTGTGTTGTGGTGAATCTCTTAAAAAGCGGGAAGCTAATCAACAAGCTGAATGGGTTGTTGGTCAGATCAAGGCTGCCTTAAAAGATTTATCTGCTGAACAAGTTTCCCAATTAGTTATTGCCTATGAACCAATCTGGGCAATTGGTACTGGTAAAACCGCCAGTTCTGATCAAGCTGAAGAAATGTGTAAGACAATTCGTGAAACGGTTAAAGACTTATATAATGAAGAAACTGCTGAAAATGTTCGTATTCAATACGGTGGTTCAGTTAACCCAAGTAACGTTAAAGAATTAATGGCTAAGCCAAACATCGATGGTGGTTTAGTTGGTGGGGCAAGCTTGAAGCCTGACTCATTCTTGGCATTAGTTAATTATCAAGATTAA
- a CDS encoding phosphoglycerate kinase has protein sequence MAKLTISDLDVKDKKVLVRVDFNVPIKDGVIGDDNRIVAALPTIKYIIENGGKAILLSHLGRIKSDDDKKELSLKPVAARLSELLDRPVTFVASNEGKSVESAINEMHDGDIIVLENTRFQDIDNDFGKRESKNDPTLGEYWASLGDIYVNDAFGTAHRSHASNVGIAEAMKKAGKPAAAGYLMEKEIKFLGDAVANPEHPFVTILGGAKVSDKIDVITNLIPKSDHILIGGGMAYTFLAAQGHDIGKSLFEPDKVELAKQLLKDADGKIVLPVDNLAATEFSNDASREVVGDDIPDNMMGLDIGPKTVEKFKEILKSAKTVVWNGPMGAFEMPNFAKGTLEVGKSLADLENATTIIGGGDSTAAAKQLGIAPKISHISTGGGASLQYLEGKDLPGIVCISEK, from the coding sequence ATGGCTAAATTAACTATTTCAGATCTCGATGTAAAAGATAAAAAAGTTTTGGTTCGGGTTGACTTCAATGTGCCAATTAAAGATGGTGTGATTGGTGACGATAACCGGATCGTTGCTGCATTACCAACTATTAAATACATTATTGAAAATGGCGGCAAGGCGATTTTGCTTAGCCACTTGGGTCGTATCAAGTCGGATGATGATAAAAAAGAATTGTCACTTAAACCAGTTGCTGCTCGTTTAAGTGAACTCTTGGATAGACCGGTAACTTTTGTAGCTTCTAATGAAGGCAAATCAGTTGAAAGTGCTATCAATGAGATGCATGACGGTGATATAATTGTTCTTGAAAATACTCGTTTCCAAGATATTGATAATGATTTTGGTAAACGTGAAAGTAAGAATGACCCAACTTTAGGTGAATACTGGGCTAGTCTTGGTGATATTTATGTTAACGATGCCTTTGGGACTGCGCACAGAAGCCATGCTTCTAACGTTGGTATTGCTGAAGCAATGAAGAAGGCTGGCAAGCCTGCTGCAGCTGGTTACTTAATGGAAAAAGAAATTAAGTTCCTAGGTGACGCTGTTGCTAATCCAGAACACCCATTTGTAACCATTTTGGGTGGTGCCAAGGTTTCTGACAAGATTGATGTTATCACTAACTTGATTCCTAAATCAGACCACATCTTAATTGGTGGGGGAATGGCATATACATTCTTAGCTGCTCAAGGTCATGATATTGGTAAATCATTATTTGAACCAGACAAAGTTGAGCTAGCTAAGCAACTCTTAAAAGATGCTGATGGTAAAATCGTTTTGCCAGTTGACAACTTGGCTGCGACTGAATTTTCAAATGATGCTTCTCGTGAAGTTGTTGGCGATGACATTCCTGACAACATGATGGGCTTAGATATTGGTCCAAAGACCGTTGAAAAGTTCAAGGAAATTTTGAAATCTGCTAAGACAGTTGTTTGGAACGGACCGATGGGTGCTTTTGAGATGCCTAACTTTGCTAAAGGAACTTTAGAAGTTGGTAAGTCATTAGCAGATCTAGAAAATGCTACTACCATTATTGGTGGTGGTGACTCGACTGCTGCTGCTAAGCAATTAGGTATTGCACCGAAGATTTCCCACATTTCAACTGGTGGTGGTGCTTCCTTACAATACCTTGAAGGTAAGGACTTGCCAGGAATTGTCTGCATTTCAGAAAAGTAA
- the gap gene encoding type I glyceraldehyde-3-phosphate dehydrogenase: MTVKIGINGFGRIGRLAFRRIMDLGEKSKDIEVVAINDLTTPALLAHLLKYDSTHGTFNHEVSATEDSIVVDGKKYRVYAEPQAQNIPWVKNDGVDFVLECTGFYTSKAKSQAHLDAGAKRVLISAPAGNDLKTIVYSVNDDTLDSSDKIVSAGSCTTNSLAPMVDALQKEFGIKVATMTTIHAYTSTQMLLDGPVRGGNKRAARAAAANIIPHSTGAAKAIGLVVPELNGKVNGHAQRVPVTDGSLTELVSILDKKVTADEVNSAVKKYESPSFAYNDDEIVSSDVVGMTAGSIYDPTQTMVTTAGDNQLVKTVAWYDNEYSFTCQMVRTLLKFATL; this comes from the coding sequence ATGACAGTTAAAATTGGTATTAACGGTTTCGGCCGTATTGGTCGTTTAGCATTTCGTCGGATCATGGATTTAGGCGAAAAGTCAAAGGATATCGAAGTTGTTGCTATTAACGACTTGACTACTCCAGCTCTTTTAGCACACTTATTAAAATATGACTCAACTCATGGTACTTTCAACCACGAAGTTTCAGCTACTGAAGATTCAATCGTTGTTGACGGTAAGAAATACCGTGTTTACGCAGAACCTCAAGCTCAAAACATTCCATGGGTTAAGAACGATGGTGTTGATTTCGTTCTTGAATGTACTGGTTTCTACACTAGCAAGGCTAAGTCACAAGCTCACCTTGACGCTGGTGCCAAGAGAGTCTTGATTTCAGCTCCTGCTGGTAACGACTTGAAGACTATTGTTTACTCAGTAAATGATGATACTTTAGACTCAAGCGACAAGATTGTTTCAGCTGGTTCATGTACAACTAACTCATTAGCTCCAATGGTTGATGCTTTGCAAAAAGAATTTGGCATTAAGGTAGCTACTATGACTACTATCCATGCTTATACTTCAACTCAAATGTTGCTAGATGGTCCAGTTCGTGGTGGTAACAAGCGTGCCGCTCGTGCCGCAGCTGCTAACATCATTCCTCACTCAACTGGTGCTGCTAAGGCTATTGGTCTTGTTGTTCCAGAATTGAATGGTAAGGTTAACGGTCACGCACAACGTGTTCCAGTTACTGATGGTTCATTGACTGAATTAGTTTCAATTCTTGACAAGAAAGTTACTGCTGATGAAGTTAACTCAGCAGTTAAGAAGTATGAAAGTCCTTCATTTGCTTACAACGATGACGAAATCGTTTCAAGCGATGTTGTTGGCATGACTGCTGGTTCAATCTATGACCCAACTCAAACAATGGTAACTACTGCTGGTGACAACCAATTAGTTAAGACTGTTGCTTGGTATGACAATGAATACTCATTCACTTGCCAAATGGTTCGTACTTTGTTGAAATTTGCTACTCTTTAA
- a CDS encoding sugar-binding domain-containing protein yields MYSEFPVLEALVPDILKVFRQRISILEQISLNAPVGRRSVAQALGLSERNVRTETDYLSKLGLIEVKSFGMFMTEKGQETLQDAAPLIDRLVNARKSEIELARKLGIERTIIVPGDSDLQERVYERMGTELSSALDLLLPLGQSIITVLGGVALSKAAGYLSKSLGNNRQLVFVPGRGALGENVAIQSNTIVQAMAAKTGGEYKTLYLPEQVSKEAYKSLIREATVADVLEDISQSDVVIHGIGLAHDMARRRGYDSIRLSELREKKVVTECFGCFFDGNGKIVDRVQQVGLQFENLNKIPHIFAFACGGRKANAIKAYMPNAPHQTWLITDEGASDKILKEK; encoded by the coding sequence ATGTACTCGGAATTTCCAGTGCTCGAGGCTCTCGTTCCCGATATCTTAAAGGTTTTTCGTCAAAGGATTTCAATTCTCGAACAGATTTCACTGAACGCACCAGTTGGCCGCAGAAGTGTGGCTCAAGCGCTGGGGTTATCAGAGAGAAATGTTCGAACCGAAACTGATTATCTCAGCAAGTTAGGTCTGATTGAGGTTAAGAGTTTTGGAATGTTCATGACTGAAAAAGGACAAGAAACCTTGCAAGATGCGGCTCCTCTGATTGATCGGCTAGTTAATGCTCGCAAGAGTGAAATTGAACTGGCACGTAAACTTGGGATTGAGCGAACAATTATTGTTCCTGGCGATAGTGACTTGCAAGAGCGCGTTTATGAACGGATGGGTACAGAACTTAGCTCAGCCTTAGACTTGTTATTGCCATTAGGGCAATCAATTATCACCGTTTTAGGTGGAGTTGCTTTGTCAAAGGCAGCTGGTTATTTATCTAAGAGTCTGGGAAATAATCGACAGTTAGTGTTTGTTCCAGGTCGTGGTGCCTTGGGCGAGAATGTCGCGATTCAAAGCAACACGATCGTTCAAGCAATGGCTGCTAAGACTGGCGGTGAATATAAAACATTATATTTGCCGGAACAAGTTTCTAAAGAAGCCTATAAATCGCTAATTCGTGAAGCAACAGTTGCAGATGTCTTAGAAGACATTTCGCAAAGTGATGTAGTAATTCATGGAATTGGTCTTGCTCATGATATGGCAAGACGGCGCGGATACGATTCAATTCGCTTATCCGAGTTACGCGAGAAAAAGGTGGTCACCGAATGTTTTGGGTGTTTCTTCGATGGCAATGGTAAGATTGTCGATCGCGTGCAACAGGTTGGCTTGCAGTTCGAGAATCTCAATAAAATACCTCACATATTCGCTTTTGCTTGTGGAGGTCGCAAGGCTAACGCAATCAAGGCTTATATGCCCAATGCTCCTCATCAAACCTGGTTAATTACTGATGAAGGAGCCTCAGATAAGATTTTAAAGGAGAAATAA
- a CDS encoding SH3-like domain-containing protein has product MNKAIKTKVAIATLMVILGVGGQSQQASAKTYSKAITKVAGNKNYAIYHHATKKGPSGKFTSTKYFKHAQIQSKKSVKTNKGTYWQIIVDGRNVGWVKQNFFTRNKISVAKKVSLVNNGNFSFNPKDAISYVADSKGTAVDTSKVKTSVTKISSNKPGTTTVNYSYGKAKASVKVTVRSDPKEGVASASQIPKNGPKAVSTWKGSSKSSSRNWNAKHNYTIENKSNTFKANGLTLKTKFFQPRFVSLDYHKAGDKMGQVGVIPEGITVRGHDFTVALFNKSSDQYGHLVSYDLSKLNKYKAQDLPGLKWSTFRKYASHIKVSPYIKLGHGQSLSSSSKYFYVLANDNSAKNSDKAEEILQIRKSDMQINQIWSFKIANGSSPRYIHNATFSGDNTMYCLFHNGSNHRYEYWKVTRSGDTWTPEEIGATQSDFISNGSPVQGFTYDPQHQQFYIGFNDYLFRVKTDGTYQGKHHLKTKREIEGLSVSGSKLYVEFAQRGELTVGKTK; this is encoded by the coding sequence ATGAACAAAGCAATTAAAACTAAAGTAGCAATTGCTACTTTAATGGTGATCCTTGGCGTTGGCGGACAAAGTCAGCAAGCTAGCGCTAAGACGTATAGTAAGGCAATTACCAAGGTAGCTGGCAATAAGAATTACGCCATTTACCATCACGCGACTAAGAAGGGGCCGTCAGGCAAATTTACTTCAACTAAGTATTTTAAGCATGCACAAATTCAATCCAAAAAGTCGGTGAAAACTAACAAAGGTACTTATTGGCAAATCATTGTTGATGGTCGCAACGTTGGTTGGGTTAAGCAAAACTTTTTTACACGTAATAAAATTTCCGTTGCTAAGAAGGTTAGCCTGGTCAATAATGGCAATTTTAGTTTCAATCCTAAAGACGCGATTAGCTATGTAGCTGATAGCAAGGGAACAGCGGTTGATACCAGTAAGGTCAAAACGTCGGTTACTAAGATTAGCTCAAACAAGCCAGGTACAACTACGGTCAATTATAGTTATGGCAAAGCCAAAGCTAGTGTTAAAGTTACAGTTCGCTCTGATCCAAAAGAGGGTGTAGCTAGCGCATCCCAAATCCCTAAGAATGGTCCTAAGGCGGTGTCAACTTGGAAAGGCAGTTCAAAGTCTTCATCTAGAAATTGGAATGCTAAGCATAATTATACCATTGAGAATAAATCAAATACCTTTAAGGCCAATGGTTTAACGCTCAAGACCAAATTTTTCCAGCCACGGTTTGTTAGTCTTGATTACCACAAGGCAGGAGACAAGATGGGGCAAGTTGGGGTGATTCCTGAAGGGATTACCGTTCGCGGTCACGATTTCACAGTGGCACTCTTCAATAAGAGCAGTGATCAATACGGCCATTTGGTGTCTTATGATTTAAGCAAGCTTAATAAGTACAAAGCACAGGATTTGCCGGGACTTAAGTGGTCAACTTTTAGGAAATATGCATCACATATCAAGGTTAGCCCATACATTAAGCTCGGACATGGTCAATCATTAAGTTCGTCTAGCAAGTACTTCTATGTGTTAGCTAATGATAATAGTGCTAAAAATTCGGATAAGGCTGAAGAAATCTTGCAAATTCGGAAATCTGATATGCAGATTAATCAGATTTGGTCATTTAAGATTGCTAATGGCAGTTCGCCGCGTTATATTCATAACGCGACCTTTTCCGGTGACAACACGATGTATTGTCTATTCCATAATGGCAGCAATCATCGCTATGAATATTGGAAAGTGACACGCAGCGGAGATACGTGGACACCAGAAGAAATTGGTGCAACGCAAAGTGACTTTATCAGTAATGGTTCACCTGTTCAGGGCTTTACTTATGATCCTCAGCATCAGCAATTTTATATTGGATTTAATGATTATCTGTTCAGGGTTAAAACAGATGGTACTTACCAAGGTAAACATCATTTAAAGACTAAGCGTGAAATTGAGGGCTTGTCAGTATCTGGCAGTAAACTTTACGTTGAATTTGCACAACGCGGCGAATTAACAGTCGGTAAAACTAAATAA
- a CDS encoding amino acid permease, which produces MIESQQKSKKMMWTTLAMMSFSTVWSFGNVVNGFVYFDGTKVIFSWLIVFLLFFVPYALMVGELGSVFKDSEGGVSSWVNATMGPKWAYYTGWTFWAVRVVYISSKGTTGLRGMSWGIFGNTTWYDSLPTAWTQLATLAVFLFFCWLASRGVSVIKTFSTIAGAAMFAMSILFIIMMFAAPLINPHANYLNISWNWKNFLPTFNVKYFSSLSILIFAVGGAENISPYVNKLKNPSSNFPKAMISLAIMVMVSAILGTIAMAMMFDPKVVNAHLNEYISNGPYMAFDKLGKYYGVGGLFMYIYAWCNVIGQFSTLVISIDAPLRMLLGSKEAKDYIPKKLLKLNKHGAYINGIWLIVALSGGLILVQALMPDAQAIMAQLIKLNSIIMPMRYLWIFVAYIALRKQAKKFKTNESYQMTKHQGLAYTAGVWCFIVTAACCLLGVYSNDPATLALNIATPVVLFLLGMILPTIRKHQK; this is translated from the coding sequence ATGATTGAATCACAACAAAAGTCCAAAAAAATGATGTGGACTACCTTGGCAATGATGTCCTTCTCCACTGTTTGGAGTTTTGGTAATGTTGTCAATGGTTTTGTTTATTTTGATGGCACTAAAGTCATCTTCAGTTGGCTTATCGTCTTTTTACTATTCTTCGTACCTTATGCGCTAATGGTTGGCGAACTAGGTTCTGTTTTTAAGGATTCTGAAGGTGGCGTTTCCTCTTGGGTCAATGCGACTATGGGACCCAAATGGGCATATTATACCGGTTGGACTTTCTGGGCTGTGCGAGTTGTTTATATCTCAAGTAAAGGTACCACGGGTCTTCGCGGCATGTCATGGGGAATTTTCGGCAATACCACTTGGTATGACAGCTTGCCAACTGCCTGGACTCAACTAGCTACCTTAGCCGTCTTTTTGTTTTTCTGTTGGCTGGCAAGCCGCGGCGTTTCTGTGATTAAGACTTTTTCAACTATTGCAGGTGCCGCAATGTTTGCGATGTCCATCTTATTCATTATTATGATGTTTGCGGCGCCATTAATTAATCCACATGCCAATTATTTAAATATTAGTTGGAATTGGAAAAACTTTCTACCAACTTTTAATGTTAAGTACTTTTCTTCTTTATCAATTTTGATTTTTGCGGTTGGCGGTGCAGAAAATATTTCACCTTATGTCAACAAATTAAAAAATCCATCATCCAATTTTCCTAAAGCAATGATCAGTCTAGCCATTATGGTAATGGTTTCTGCCATTTTAGGAACAATTGCAATGGCCATGATGTTTGACCCTAAAGTCGTAAATGCTCATTTAAACGAATATATTTCAAATGGGCCCTACATGGCATTTGACAAGCTGGGTAAATATTATGGCGTTGGTGGATTATTCATGTACATTTACGCTTGGTGTAATGTTATCGGTCAATTCTCAACCCTAGTTATCAGTATTGATGCACCGCTACGCATGCTTTTAGGAAGCAAGGAAGCTAAAGACTACATCCCTAAGAAACTCCTCAAGCTTAACAAGCACGGTGCCTACATCAATGGTATTTGGCTAATCGTTGCCTTATCTGGTGGCCTAATTTTAGTACAAGCGTTAATGCCTGATGCCCAAGCAATTATGGCGCAATTGATCAAATTAAATTCAATTATTATGCCGATGCGTTATCTATGGATTTTCGTCGCCTACATCGCTTTACGTAAGCAAGCTAAAAAGTTCAAAACTAACGAAAGCTATCAAATGACTAAGCATCAAGGCTTGGCCTACACTGCTGGAGTTTGGTGCTTTATCGTGACCGCGGCTTGTTGTTTATTAGGAGTTTATTCGAATGATCCTGCCACTTTGGCACTAAATATTGCTACACCAGTTGTTTTATTCTTGCTAGGAATGATCTTACCAACCATTCGAAAACATCAAAAATAA
- a CDS encoding Fur family transcriptional regulator produces the protein MQADYEAQAHNLLRKHHLKVTKPRCKILVYLMTHHNHPTAATIYQAIGNGHSTYRATVYNTLKKLVDAGIIIEVKNGDNSSHYDYFVKPHFHIICMQCGKIADVVYPNFAQIENEMRQEAEQQTGFVTSTSHLEIFGLCTDCQQKVQKNKS, from the coding sequence TTGCAAGCAGACTATGAAGCGCAAGCACACAATTTATTACGCAAACATCATTTAAAAGTAACCAAGCCACGCTGTAAAATCCTAGTTTATTTGATGACCCATCATAATCATCCCACAGCAGCTACGATTTATCAGGCAATCGGCAATGGTCATTCAACTTATCGAGCAACCGTTTATAATACCCTCAAAAAATTGGTTGACGCCGGAATTATTATTGAGGTCAAAAATGGTGATAATTCTTCTCATTATGATTATTTTGTCAAACCACATTTTCATATCATTTGTATGCAATGTGGCAAGATTGCCGATGTGGTTTATCCTAATTTTGCCCAAATTGAGAACGAAATGCGCCAAGAAGCTGAACAACAAACTGGCTTTGTTACGTCAACTAGTCATCTAGAAATCTTCGGTCTGTGTACTGACTGCCAACAAAAAGTGCAAAAAAATAAGAGCTAA
- a CDS encoding SH3-like domain-containing protein, which produces MKQFRKIATIITTIMVSLVVASGYGPALVMADSTTTQSPASDSSNEAGSGASSDNSSQTTTTKQPKQTTTGYAMMTKVAGDKNYKVWQSVSNGKVHKKVADGIDYRYNHIQSDQLVKTKKYNYWRIYVDGRQVGYVNENYFAKNKISVPKTISLVRNEHYEFSTVDAISYATDDTGTVVDNSQVEISKTGIFCDEPKTYKVNYSYGKAKATTKVTVRKSTKEGMVDESDFDSVKAQKGTNDYQAWKTHYGSSVNYVSPTEYTPETEKRTLTSGDLTLKTRFYQPVLLSVKDPSDDNINRVGHIPEGVTVADDGWTYTSLLSHTNLMSGHIVGYDLQKLTNPYNAQHLLDMSQKKFNNYVKHVKVSPYIPIGHGQAMGNSKKYIYIINNDHDQKESTDANELIQIRKSDMQINKIWTFKAWVGDDSKPRYFQNGVVVSDKDMYMVYHDEANNCYEYWEFKRTGDNWYPELVGKTDGNFVNNGAPVQGFTYDPGHKNYYLAFNDLIFKIGRSGQMKQAYQFNTGREIEGMSVANNRLYVNLAQRAELLVSMDID; this is translated from the coding sequence TTGAAGCAATTTAGAAAAATCGCAACGATTATCACGACCATCATGGTAAGTCTAGTAGTCGCAAGTGGCTATGGGCCTGCGTTAGTTATGGCAGATTCGACCACTACGCAGTCGCCGGCTTCAGATAGTTCAAATGAAGCTGGATCTGGGGCTAGTTCGGATAACTCAAGCCAAACAACTACAACTAAGCAGCCTAAGCAAACAACTACTGGTTACGCAATGATGACCAAAGTTGCTGGGGACAAGAACTATAAGGTTTGGCAGAGTGTGTCGAATGGTAAGGTTCATAAAAAGGTAGCTGATGGAATTGATTATCGCTATAACCATATTCAGTCAGACCAATTAGTGAAGACTAAGAAGTATAATTATTGGCGGATTTATGTTGACGGTCGTCAGGTTGGCTATGTTAATGAAAACTATTTTGCCAAAAATAAAATCTCTGTGCCAAAGACGATTAGCTTAGTTCGCAACGAGCATTATGAATTTTCAACTGTCGATGCTATTTCTTATGCAACTGATGATACTGGAACGGTAGTTGATAATAGTCAGGTAGAAATTTCTAAGACTGGGATTTTTTGTGATGAACCGAAAACTTATAAGGTTAACTACTCTTATGGTAAAGCTAAAGCAACCACCAAAGTAACAGTCAGAAAGAGTACTAAAGAAGGTATGGTTGATGAAAGCGACTTTGATAGTGTAAAGGCACAAAAGGGGACTAATGACTACCAAGCCTGGAAGACACATTATGGTTCATCAGTTAATTATGTCAGTCCTACAGAATATACGCCTGAAACCGAAAAACGGACGCTGACTAGCGGTGATTTAACACTAAAAACCCGGTTTTATCAACCCGTATTGCTAAGTGTTAAGGATCCTAGTGATGATAACATTAACCGCGTTGGTCATATTCCTGAAGGAGTTACAGTTGCCGATGATGGTTGGACTTATACCAGTTTATTAAGTCATACTAATTTAATGTCTGGTCATATTGTTGGCTATGATTTGCAAAAGTTGACCAATCCGTATAATGCGCAGCATTTACTTGATATGTCACAAAAGAAATTCAATAATTATGTTAAGCATGTTAAAGTTAGTCCGTATATTCCAATTGGTCACGGTCAAGCAATGGGTAATAGTAAAAAATATATTTACATTATCAATAATGATCATGATCAAAAAGAAAGTACTGATGCCAACGAGCTAATTCAAATTCGCAAGAGTGATATGCAAATTAATAAAATTTGGACGTTCAAGGCTTGGGTTGGCGATGATTCTAAGCCACGCTATTTCCAAAATGGGGTAGTTGTTTCAGATAAAGATATGTACATGGTTTACCATGACGAAGCTAACAACTGCTACGAATATTGGGAATTTAAACGTACCGGTGACAACTGGTATCCAGAATTAGTTGGTAAAACGGATGGCAACTTTGTCAATAACGGAGCGCCAGTACAAGGATTTACTTATGACCCAGGCCACAAGAATTATTACTTGGCCTTTAATGATCTGATTTTTAAGATTGGACGTAGCGGCCAAATGAAACAGGCTTACCAATTTAATACTGGTCGTGAAATTGAAGGAATGTCAGTAGCTAATAATCGCTTATATGTCAATTTAGCTCAACGAGCAGAATTGTTAGTAAGTATGGATATTGATTAG
- the clpP gene encoding ATP-dependent Clp endopeptidase proteolytic subunit ClpP, producing MLVPTVVEQTAQGERAYDIYSRLLKDRIIMLSGEVNDDMANSIIAQLLFLDAQDNTKDISLYINSPGGVVTSGLAIMDTMNFIKSDVSTIATGMAASMASLLLTSGTKGKRFALPNATVLIHQPSGGAQGQQTEIQIAATEILKTREKINQILHETTGQPLEKIQQDTERDNYLSAQEAKDYGLIDEIMVNKKK from the coding sequence ATGCTAGTACCTACTGTTGTTGAACAAACAGCTCAAGGAGAACGTGCATACGATATTTATTCACGTTTACTAAAAGACCGGATTATTATGTTGAGTGGCGAAGTTAATGATGACATGGCAAACTCAATTATTGCGCAATTACTATTCCTGGATGCACAAGATAATACAAAAGACATTTCGCTTTACATTAATTCTCCTGGTGGTGTTGTAACCTCAGGATTAGCAATCATGGATACGATGAACTTTATCAAGTCAGATGTTTCCACGATTGCGACTGGAATGGCCGCTTCAATGGCTTCACTACTATTGACTAGTGGTACAAAGGGCAAACGTTTTGCATTGCCAAACGCTACCGTTTTAATTCACCAGCCTTCTGGTGGTGCCCAAGGTCAACAGACTGAAATCCAGATTGCCGCTACGGAAATCTTGAAGACTAGAGAAAAGATTAACCAAATCTTACATGAAACGACTGGTCAACCATTGGAAAAGATCCAACAAGATACTGAACGCGATAATTACTTAAGCGCACAAGAAGCTAAAGATTACGGTTTAATTGACGAAATCATGGTTAACAAGAAAAAATAA